The following proteins come from a genomic window of Anopheles ziemanni chromosome 3, idAnoZiCoDA_A2_x.2, whole genome shotgun sequence:
- the LOC131286085 gene encoding cytochrome P450 4V2-like, with translation MIHTVVQCVLFFLTIYCYRAWLNRRKWQLLRRLPGPANLPFIGAMYLIPGTDTTQYLSTLIELTANYGSPLCVWLGPLPVVIVSTADHARSVLTSPATMEKASFYRFTPLRGIFSLPVNQWRPHRKVIQPTFKLSILQSFIPLFEQKANIMVQNLSEKADQCHTFDIYRFTARCTLDMIFATTLGTNMHIQETPTCSYLEVLEELFEIVTVRAVNIFLHPEWLYQFTSVYRKEARALKEFCHPSKHILSQQKHDHTTPSNSLIDQLQNAMACDGTTADIERELNTIIFAGNETSAMTVANTILLIAMHPPVQHKLMDEIRTHFGHDVSNIHYETLNKLTYMEMVLKESLRMLPVAAVIGRKTTADIDLGDYRLPAGVDILIDIFDMHRNPTYWGPDADRFRPERFETISYDRFSFLPFSAGPRNCVGLRYAWISMKIMLLKVLARYSLETDLKLADLGMKMALTMKIVNGHMVRLKSRQ, from the exons ATGATTCACACGGTCGTGcagtgcgttttgtttttcttaaccATCTATTGCTACCGGGCGTGGCTCAATAGGCGGAAATGGCAGTTATTACGTCGTCTACCGGGTCCCGCGAATCTTCCGTTCATCGGTGCAATGTACCTCATACCCGGGACAGATACGACCCAGTACCTAAGCACCCTGATCGAATTGACTGCAAACTACGGATCGCCGCTGTGTGTCTGGTTGGGTCCTTTGCCGGTGGTTATCGTAAGCACTGCTGATCACGCTCGGTCTGTTCTCACTTCTCCTGCTACGATGGAGAAGGCTAGCTTTTATCGGTTTACTCCACTACGCGGAATTTTCTCGTTGCCCGTAAACCAATGGCGCCCGCATCGTAAAGTTATCCAACCGACATTCAAATTGTCAATACTTCAAAGTTTTATTCCACTGTTTGAACAAAAAGCCAACATAATGGTACAAAATTTGTCTGAAAAAGCGGACCAGTGTCACACGTTCGATATCTACCGGTTTACGGCCAGGTGTACGCTCGATATGATTTTTG CCACTACATTGGGCACTAATATGCACATCCAGGAAACCCCCACGTGCAGCTATTTGGAGGTGTTGGAAGA ACTTTTCGAAATAGTAACTGTGAGGGCAGTGAACATTTTCCTACACCCAGAATGGCTTTACCAATTTACTTCGGTATATAGGAAAGAAGCAAGAGCATTGAAGGAATTTTGCCACCCATCGAAACACATTCTGTCCCAGCAAAAACATGACCATACAACGCCCTCGAATAGTCTTATAGATCAGTTACAGAACGCAATGGCGTGCGACGGAACGACGGCCGACATCGAGCGGGAACTGAACACCATTATATTCGCTGGAAATGAAACGAGTGCAATGACCGTTGCAAATACAATCCTCCTGATCGCCATGCACCCACCTGTGCAACACAAGCTGATGGACGAGATACGGACACATTTCGGACATGATGTTAGCAATATACACTACGAAACTTTGAACAAGCTCACCTACATGGAGATGGTTCTGAAGGAGTCACTAAGAATGCTTCCGGTTGCGGCAGTCATTGGCCGAAAAACTACAGCAGACATCGACCTGGGAGATTACCGGTTACCAGCAGGGGTTGACATTTTGATAGACATATTTGACATGCACCGGAACCCAACCTATTGGGGTCCGGATGCTGATCGTTTCCGTCCAGAGAGGTTCGAAACGATCAGCTACGATCGATTCTCCTTCCTTCCGTTCAGTGCTGGGCCAAGGAATTGTGTTGGTCTGCGATATGCATGGATTTCGATGAAAATAATGCTACTGAAAGTGCTTGCTCGGTATAGTTTAGAAACGGATCTAAAGTTGGCCGACTTGGGTATGAAAATGGCCCTAACGATGAAAATCGTTAACGGGCATATGGTGCGCTTGAAGAGCAGACAATGA
- the LOC131286086 gene encoding protein HGH1 homolog produces MEAIEEILPFLSIKSRLDLKAVSLSHVLGLTGSVDGIKLLIQNETLLKHLLDLTGDESESVAKDAVLCFVNITAEESGAEVVVDKVRAISFVDRLVPLAYQAVLDENGKLSDAWCMVLCNITRPEHLAEQVVTHLLAIEYSIDKLTTCFTRVNYNKQKCHLNYLGPLFSNVSQSNSGRAVFCNQTTGLLRRILPFVHHEGSIVRRGGAIGLLKNVCFDSTVHEWLLSADMDILPFVLLPLAGPEEFDDETNDRLPVDLQYLGPDKKREEDPDVRKMLVESLAQLCATRKGREYLRDHGTYEILRELHKFECTPDGDKNVLNAVENVVDILIRTEDEIGEDNLKELEIPDDVKSKIETMNDDVEK; encoded by the exons ATGGAAGCAATTGAAGAAATACTTCCCTTTTTATCCATAAAGTCTCGGCTTGATTTAAAAGCCGTATCGCTATCACACGTACTAG GCCTGACTGGATCGGTAGATGGTATAAAACTACTTATCCAAAATGAAACCCTCCTGAAGCATTTGCTGGATTTAACGGGCGATGAATCGGAATCAGTTGCTAAAGATGCCGTACTGTGTTTCGTCAATATAACAGCTGAAGAGAGTGGTGCGGAAGTAGTAGTAGATAAGGTGCGAGCGATTTCT TTTGTAGACCGACTGGTTCCTTTAGCATATCAGGCTGTGCTCGATGAGAATGGAAAGCTAAGTGATGCCTGGTGCATGGTGCTGTGTAATATCACTCGCCCGGAGCATCTAGCAGAACAAGTCGTAACGCACCTGCTCGCGATAGAGTATTCTATCGACAAATTAACGACTTGTTTCACACGGGTGAACTATAACAAACAGAAGTGCCACCTCAACTATCTTGGCCCGCTGTTTAGCAATGTTTCACAGAGCAACAGTGGCCGCGCGGTCTTCTGCAACCAAACAACTGGGTTATTGCGGCGCATACTACCGTTCGTGCATCACGAGGGAAGTATCGTTCGCCGTGGCGGAGCTATCGGGctgttgaaaaatgtgtgctTTGACTCGACGGTTCACGAGTGGCTACTGAGTGCAGATATGGACATCCTGCCGTTCGTCCTGTTACCATTGGCGGGACCGGAAGAATTCGACGACGAAACGAATGATAGGCTTCCGGTAGATTTGCAGTACCTTGGGCCGGACAAAAAGCGTGAAGAGGATCCGGATGTTCGAAAAATGCTTGTGGAATCGTTGGCCCAACTATGCGCAACTCGTAAAGGGAGGGAGTATCTAAGAGACCATGGTACTTACGAGATTCTTCGGGAGCTACACAAGTTCGAGTGTACCCCCGATGGAGATAAGAACGTTTTAAACGCCGTCGAGAATGTCGTTGATATTTTGATTCG GACGGAGGATGAAATCGGCGAGGACAATCTGAAGGAATTGGAAATTCCCGACGATGTGAAGAGTAAAATAGAAACTATGAACGATGATGTGGAaaaatag
- the LOC131288205 gene encoding monoacylglycerol/Diacylglycerol O-acyltransferase-like codes for MENGSAFLTVINSTLISVPGGFGWLHHLSLALVAVFLLPWVYMLLILSSIPYLHVCNLVRGWLGKHQSDEEFWNGAKRLMAAIWNFHSKLFHGYEVSGLENLPENGPALIIYYHGALPIDMYYLTAETMLKRNRLIHTIGDRFLDRIPGWRLVSRVMNVTSGSVQSCVETLRAGELLSIAPGGVYEAQFGDNTYEVLWKKRTGFARVALEAQVPIVPMLTVNIRECFRTVAVGKSVCARIYKILKVPVLPIYGGFPVKLHTILGKPIPYDASLNPEELQEKVVAAIAELVKEHQRVPGDILQAIGDRFDSKHFLKQKDKI; via the exons ATGGAAAACGGAAGTGCCTTTCTGACGGTCATAAATAGTACGCTGATTT CTGTGCCCGGTGGTTTCGGATGGCTGCATCATTTATCGCTTGCGCTGGTTGCAGTGTTTTTGCTTCCGTGGGTTTACATGTTATTGATTTTATCGTCCATCCCGTATTTGCATGTGTGCAATCTCGTCCG AGGTTGGTTAGGCAAACATCAGAGTGATGAGGAATTTTGGAATGGAGCGAAGCGGCTCATGGCAGCCATCTGGAATTTTCACAGCAAATTATTTCATG GCTATGAAGTATCCGGTTTGGAGAACTTGCCAGAGAACGGTCCGGCCTTGATCATTTACTACCATGGTGCGTTGCCCATCGACATGTACTATCTTACCGCCGAAACGATGCTGAAACGGAACCGTCTTATTCACACGATTGGGGATCGATTCTTGGATAGAATTCCCGGCTGGCGGCTGGTGTCACGTGTGATGAACGTTACCTCCGGTTCGGTGCAGTCATGTGTTGAGACGTTGCGCGCCGGCGAATTGTTATCGATTGCCCCCGGGGGTGTCTACGAGGCGCAGTTCGGCGATAACACGTACGAAGTTCTTTGGAAAAAGCGAACCGGCTTCGCCAGGGTAGCTCTGGAGGCGCAAGTG CCCATCGTCCCTATGCTCACGGTTAACATTAGGGAGTGTTTTCGAACTGTAGCAGTTGGCAAATCGGTGTGTGCCCGAAtctataaaatattaaaagtgCCCGTCCTACCTATCTATGGAGGATTTCCGGTAAAACTACACACCATATTGGGCAAACCGATACCTTACGATGCATCTCTAAACCCCGAGGAACTTCAGGAAAAAGTTGTAGCTGCGATTGCGGAGCTTGTCAAGGAACATCAACGGGTGCCAGGCGATATACTGCAAGCTATTGGGGATCGTtttgattcgaaacactttctaaagCAGAAGGACAAAATTTAA
- the LOC131287384 gene encoding monoacylglycerol/Diacylglycerol O-acyltransferase-like, protein MSTVEDVLVLSNETVNNSTFFAYIGQYIDLDYSIWLYRLLTPVLFTFLLPCAFVLLIYCTISFLYIYKLHSRFILQVYNEGDFNFWDVARTLVAVVWDAHGWIFHGYEVCGLENLPETGPALIIYYHGAIPIDMYYFTARVYLKRQRLIYTVGDRFLNKVPGWTLLARVMKISPGTVQSCANVMREGNLLSIAPGGVYEAQFGDSNYELLWRRRVGFAKVAIESKAPIIPMFTENLREGFRSVGLAKPLFIRLYNAVRFPVRPIYGGFPVKFRTHLGAPIPYDPTLTPEELQEKVAYAIEELINKNQRIPGSIFHALLDRFVSKKKTQ, encoded by the exons ATGAGCACCGTCGAAGACGTACTAGTATTGAGCAATGAGACTGTGAACAATTCTACCTTTTTCGCATATATCG GACAATACATAGACTTGGATTATTCCATCTGGCTGTACCGGTTGCTGACACCGGTACTGTTTACATTCCTATTGCCTTGCGCATTCGTGCTGCTGATTTATTGTACCATATCCTTTCTCTACATTTACAAGCTGCACAG TCGTTTTATATTGCAGGTGTACAATGAGGGAGATTTTAACTTCTGGGACGTCGCCCGAACCTTGGTGGCCGTGGTCTGGGATGCGCATGGATGGATATTTCATG GATATGAAGTATGTGGCTTGGAAAATCTGCCCGAAACAGGGCCGGCCCTTATCATCTACTACCACGGTGCCATTCCAATCGATATGTACTACTTTACCGCACGGGTTTATCTAAAACGGCAGCGTTTGATCTACACCGTTGGTGATCGATTCCTGAACAAAGTGCCCGGTTGGACGTTGCTAGCCAGGGTAATGAAAATAAGTCCCGGCACGGTGCAATCGTGTGCGAATGTAATGCGGGAAGGCAACTTGCTCTCCATAGCACCGGGCGGCGTGTATGAGGCACAGTTTGGCGATAGTAATTATGAGTTGTTGTGGAGGCGAAGAGTTGGATTCGCAAAAGTTGCAATTGAATCAAAAGCT CCAATTATTCCGATGTTCACCGAAAATCTACGCGAGGGTTTCCGCTCCGTTGGCTTAGCGAAACCACTCTTCATCCGGCTTTATAATGCGGTACGTTTCCCGGTGCGTCCCATCTACGGAGGCTTTCCGGTAAAGTTCCGTACGCATCTGGGTGCACCGATACCGTACGATCCGACGCTGACGCCTGAGGAGTTGCAGGAAAAGGTGGCATACGCCATCGAAGAGCTTATTAATAAAAATCAGCGAATTCCGGGCAGCATATTTCATGCGCTTCTGGATCGTTTTGTCAGCAAGAAAAAGACACAGTGA
- the LOC131284008 gene encoding 26S proteasome non-ATPase regulatory subunit 11 — MAGAMLIDRAQSHSLNRQDMTNFARDLEVDENDEEQIRQKEQKILELGETYKKEGKAKELADLIKVTRPFLSFLSKAKAAKLVRSLVDLFLDLEAETGIEVQLCKECIEWAKQEKRTFLRQSLEARLIALYFDTGMYTDALNLGSQLLKELKKLDDKNLLVEVQLLESKTYHALSNLPKARAALTSARTTANAIYCAPKVQATLDLQSGILHAADERDFKTAFSYFYEAFEGFDSVQSSKALTALKYMLLCKIMLGQSDDVNQIVSGKLAITYSGRDIDAMKAVAEASHKRSLADFQDALKKYKKELEDDVIVKAHLGTLYDTMLEQNLCRIIEPYSQCEVSFIADQIALPIAQVEKKLSQMILDKKFSGILDQGIGVLIVFEETPVDKTYETALETIQHMGKVVDTLYQKAKKLT, encoded by the exons ATGGCTGGCGCTATGTTGATCGATCGTGCCCAGTCGCACTCACTGAACCGCCAGGATATGACAAACTTTGCCCGCGATCTCGAAGTGGACGAAAACGATGAGGAACAGATTCGACAAAAGGAACAGAAAATTCTCGAACTTGGCGAGACGTACAAGAAGGAGGGCAAGGCCAAAGAGCTGGCCGATCTGATTAAAGTGACCCGTCCGTTCCTGAGCTTCCTGAGCAAAGCGAAAGCGGCCAAACTCGTGCGCTCGCTGGTGGACCTATTTCTCGACCTGGAGGCCGAAACTGGCATCGAGGTGCAGCTATGCAAGGAGTGCATCGAATGGGCAAAGCAGGAAAAGCGCACCTTCCTGCGGCAGTCGCTAGAGGCGCGCCTGATTGCGCTCTACTTCGATACCGGCATGTACACGGATGCGCTCAACCTTGGCAGCCAGCTGCTAAAGGAACTGAAGAAGCTCGATGATAAAAATCTGCTGGTGGAGGTCCAACTGCTCGAGAGCAAAACCTATCACGCGTTGAGCAATCTTCCGAAG GCTCGCGCTGCCCTCACCTCCGCTCGTACCACAGCGAATGCAATCTATTGTGCGCCGAAGGTTCAGGCCACCTTGGATCTGCAGTCCGGCATTCTTCATGCAGCCGACGAGCGCGACTTTAAAACCGCTTTCTCGTACTTCTATGAAGCTTTTGAGGGATTCGATTCTGTGCAGAGTAGCAAGGCTCTTACCGCACTCAAGTATATGTTGCTGTGTAAGATTATGCTCGGTCAGTCGGACGATGTGAATCAAATTGTGAGCGGTAAGCTG GCAATCACATATTCTGGCCGTGACATCGATGCCATGAAGGCGGTCGCAGAGGCATCGCACAAACGGTCCCTAGCCGACTTTCAGGACGCACTGAAGAAGTATAAGAAGGAGCTGGAGGATGACGTCATCGTGAAGGCACACTTGGGCACGCTGTACGACACGATGCTGGAGCAGAACCTGTGCCGCATCATCGAGCCGTACTCGCAGTGCGAGGTGAGCTTCATTGCGGACCAGATTGCCCTGCCCATCGCCCAAGTGGAGAAGAAGCTGTCCCAGATGATCCTGGACAAGAAGTTTAGCGGCATCCTCGATCAGGGCATCGGAGTGTTGATCGTGTTCGAGGAGACACCGGTCGACAAAACCTATGAGACTGCACTGGAGACGATACAGCATATGGGCAAGGTCGTCGATACGCTTTACCAGAAGGCGAAGAAGCTTACGTAA